The region TGGAGGTGCCTTCGGCAAACAGCACCATCGCATCTCCTGCCGCCATGCGTTCGGCGACCTCATCAGCCGCCCGGCCCGTATGCGCCCGTTTGGTGCGGTTCACGAAGACCGTGCGCTGCAATTTCGCAAACAGGCCGAAAACCGGCCAGCGGGAGACCTCCGACTTGGCGATGAAGGACAGCGGCATCAGCGACCCGAGGATGGTGATATCGACCCAGGAGGCGTGATTGGAAACGATCAGGAGCGGTCTTTCGTGCGAGGGCTGTCCGTCCTGGCGGACCCGGATACCGACCAGCCGCGTTGCGACGCGGTGCCAGATCTGCGGCAGCTTTCTTTGCACCGGAAGACGAAGCTTTATGGCGATCCACTGCAGCGGAATGAGGACCAGCGAGACGAGGGCCAGAATGAAGATAATGAAAACGGCCTTGATCTCAGCCATCGGCCTTTTTGTCCTTCGCGGGATCGAGCGGAACGCCGTAGAGTTCCAGCCGATGGTCGACCAGCTTGTAGCCGAGCCTCTTGGCAATGAATTCCTGCAGCGCTTCGATTTCCTCGTTGCGGAACTCTATCACCTTCCCGCTGCGCAAGTCGATCAAATGGTCATGATGTTCGTCGGGCACGGCCTCGTAACGCGAGCGGCCGTCGCGAAAATCGTGCCGTTCGATCATGCCGGCGTCCTCGAACAGCTTGACCGTGCGATAGACGGTGGAAATGGAAATCTTGGCATCGATCGCCACGGCGCGGCGGTAAAGTTCCTCCACGTCCGGATGTTCGTCGGAAGCCTGCTCAATCACCCAGGCGATGACACGCCGCTGTTCGGTCATGCGCATGCCCTTGGCGATGCACATGTCCGCTAGCGTTGATTGATGCTCGTCCGCCATTGAAGCGCCACCCGCTGGTCGATTGCTTTCTTTTGCTAAAGCGCTTAGCGAAGATCGATGCGCATGACAAGCGCCGTGCCGTCCGCGTCACTGCTGCCGTAATAGCCCTTGCGCCGGCCGACTTCCTTGAAACCGAGGCTCCGATAGAGCAACAAGGCGGATTGATTGGCCGCATCGACCTCCAGAAACAGGTGGTGGCAGCGCTCCGCATACAAACGGAAAAAACCCGTTTCCATCAGCTTCTTGCCGATGCCCCGGCCGCGCTGGCGGGGATGAACCGCAATGGTGATGACTTCCGCCTCGTCCGCGGCCGTCCTCAGGATCAAGAAGCCGAGCGGCGTCCGCGTCCCGTAGGGACTTGCCCGCCGGGCGACCAGAAAGGTCACGCCGTCCTGTGCTCGCATGCGCCCAAGTTCATCGACGTTCCAACCGTGGGAAAAGGAGGCTGCGTGAATTTCGGCAATCTTCGGCAGATCCTCGTCCAGCGCCTCTTCTATTACCGGCGGCTGGGTCCAGAACCACCAAAAACTCATTGCCGTTCGATCCTTCCCCTGGTCTGCGGCATGGCATCGGCCGGGCGCAGATAAAGCGGTGAAGGCGATGCCTTCGCCGGATCCGCGGCAAGCCCAAGCTCGGCAACTTCCCTGATACCCGGAAAAGTGCTGCGTGACAAAATCCGCTCCGGCGGCAGACCGAGTTTTTCAGCGACTTTTTCCGCTGCGGACCCGGACAATCTTATTCCCTCAGGCAAGGTTGCCGCAAGTTCGGTCAAAGTGCGCACGGCTGCTTCGCCGGAGGGAACGCCGGCAGAGGTGAATTCCTGGCAATAGACCTCTTCGCCCTTGCCGGTCAGCGCGACGAGCAGCGGCGCTTCGTCCTCCTCCCGGGCACAGGCCCGGGCAATCGCGGCAAGGGTGGTAATGCCGACGACGGGCGTGCCCAGCACCAGTCCGAAGCCGCGCGCAACGGCGAGGCCGACGCGCAGGCCGGTGAAGCTCCCCGGCCCCACCGTGACCGCGACCCGGTCGAGATCGGAAAAGGCCGTGGACGTCTCCGCCATCACTTCACCGATCATTTCCATCA is a window of Roseibium salinum DNA encoding:
- a CDS encoding lysophospholipid acyltransferase family protein; this encodes MAEIKAVFIIFILALVSLVLIPLQWIAIKLRLPVQRKLPQIWHRVATRLVGIRVRQDGQPSHERPLLIVSNHASWVDITILGSLMPLSFIAKSEVSRWPVFGLFAKLQRTVFVNRTKRAHTGRAADEVAERMAAGDAMVLFAEGTSNDGNSVLPFRSALLGAATRAAGNGGEGIKVWVQPLSLAYRGFYGVPMGRAHRPHAAWYGDMELAGHLWGIFTHGALDVTVSWGEPVLVERTTDRKALTRRLERQVRAMTIASLLQKPVESDDSAEIEIFEFFHNAEKPVKAGA
- the rimI gene encoding ribosomal protein S18-alanine N-acetyltransferase produces the protein MSFWWFWTQPPVIEEALDEDLPKIAEIHAASFSHGWNVDELGRMRAQDGVTFLVARRASPYGTRTPLGFLILRTAADEAEVITIAVHPRQRGRGIGKKLMETGFFRLYAERCHHLFLEVDAANQSALLLYRSLGFKEVGRRKGYYGSSDADGTALVMRIDLR
- the tsaB gene encoding tRNA (adenosine(37)-N6)-threonylcarbamoyltransferase complex dimerization subunit type 1 TsaB, which encodes MRVLAIDTALANCAAAVLDDGADTACFVACGEEIGRGHAERLMEMIGEVMAETSTAFSDLDRVAVTVGPGSFTGLRVGLAVARGFGLVLGTPVVGITTLAAIARACAREEDEAPLLVALTGKGEEVYCQEFTSAGVPSGEAAVRTLTELAATLPEGIRLSGSAAEKVAEKLGLPPERILSRSTFPGIREVAELGLAADPAKASPSPLYLRPADAMPQTRGRIERQ
- a CDS encoding Fur family transcriptional regulator codes for the protein MADEHQSTLADMCIAKGMRMTEQRRVIAWVIEQASDEHPDVEELYRRAVAIDAKISISTVYRTVKLFEDAGMIERHDFRDGRSRYEAVPDEHHDHLIDLRSGKVIEFRNEEIEALQEFIAKRLGYKLVDHRLELYGVPLDPAKDKKADG